From Chloroflexota bacterium, one genomic window encodes:
- a CDS encoding CoA transferase yields the protein MAGPLAGVRVIEMSTWAALPGAGVILADMGADVVKVEDPETGGDPTRGFQLVKPAKGAGEFAPVWEQDNRNKKSVTVNVNRPEGQEILRKLLKDADIFLTSTRPATLERFKLSYQHLRDLNPRLIFAHLSGFGPKGPDSDRAGYDSICFWSRVGIALSLAEPGGNPVSPRAAMGDHTTSLTLVGAITAALYARSQTGKGQMVQTSLFHAGLWFSSVDLVSSSVTQTDAKKLARKVVGNPLVNSYKTKDGWITLVNLQSERFWDPICRAIGQPELAKDPRFATHQTRMQNGPPLIDIFDAAFTKHTTAEWIAKLDREGIRWGRMQTVLDCTKDEQAWANGYFHKLDHPEAGEVGLVTSPMQFSDTPTSVRSAAPLLGQHTEEVLLEKGYSWEDLEKLKTKGVIL from the coding sequence ATGGCAGGTCCGTTAGCAGGCGTCCGCGTCATCGAAATGTCCACCTGGGCGGCGTTGCCCGGGGCAGGCGTCATCCTGGCCGATATGGGCGCCGATGTCGTCAAGGTGGAAGACCCGGAGACCGGCGGCGACCCCACCCGCGGCTTCCAACTGGTCAAGCCCGCCAAGGGCGCCGGCGAGTTCGCCCCCGTCTGGGAGCAGGACAACCGCAATAAGAAGAGCGTCACCGTCAACGTCAACCGGCCCGAGGGCCAGGAGATCCTCCGCAAGCTCCTCAAGGACGCCGATATCTTCCTCACCAGCACGCGCCCGGCCACCCTGGAGCGCTTCAAGCTCTCCTACCAGCACCTCCGCGACCTCAACCCGCGCCTCATCTTCGCCCACCTCTCCGGCTTCGGCCCAAAGGGCCCGGACAGCGACCGCGCTGGCTACGATTCCATCTGCTTCTGGTCCCGCGTCGGCATCGCCCTCTCCCTGGCCGAGCCGGGCGGCAACCCCGTCTCGCCTCGCGCCGCCATGGGCGATCACACCACCTCCCTCACCCTGGTGGGCGCCATCACCGCCGCCCTCTACGCCAGGTCCCAGACGGGCAAGGGCCAGATGGTGCAGACCTCCCTCTTCCACGCGGGCCTCTGGTTCTCCTCGGTAGACCTGGTCAGCTCCAGCGTCACGCAAACGGATGCCAAAAAGCTGGCGCGCAAGGTCGTCGGCAATCCCCTGGTCAACTCCTACAAGACCAAAGACGGGTGGATCACCCTGGTCAACCTCCAATCGGAGCGGTTCTGGGATCCCATCTGCCGGGCCATCGGCCAGCCGGAACTGGCCAAGGACCCCCGGTTTGCCACGCACCAAACGCGCATGCAGAACGGCCCGCCCCTGATAGACATCTTCGATGCCGCCTTCACCAAGCACACCACCGCCGAGTGGATCGCCAAGCTGGACCGCGAGGGCATCCGCTGGGGCCGCATGCAGACCGTCCTCGACTGCACCAAGGACGAGCAAGCATGGGCCAACGGCTACTTCCACAAGCTGGACCACCCTGAGGCGGGCGAGGTGGGCCTGGTCACCAGCCCCATGCAGTTCAGCGACACGCCGACCTCCGTGCGCTCCGCCGCGCCGCTCCTGGGCCAGCACACGGAAGAGGTCCTCCTGGAGAAGGGCTACTCCTGGGAAGACCTGGAAAAGCTCAAGACCAAAGGCGTCATCCTGTAG
- a CDS encoding amidohydrolase, with amino-acid sequence MLRCRHLVRMREGPLFDSPLSLGSLPPGERGIWRSLLLEAAMQYRIIDADSHVNEPANVWQERVPAAMRERAPKMVPLKDGKVGWSVNAGQRIMPLGLQAIAGFDVTQYDASGIAYDKIRKGSYDPRARIEDMEYDMIQAQIIYPGVALTGARTYGDDREMQVACVQAYNDWILEFNAHAPDRLIGLPIAPSTSLEDLVLEWKRVAKKGARGIIMASYPNGSNAMKPEDDRFWAEVQEWPYPVHIHFGFFGAVTRTTTKPGVDPVVPFVNRMGVGVYTPLSELIYFGVFERFPSLKMVAVETGIGWVPFFLETLDDNFLRHRWHSNTHLKRMPSDYFREHVWATFVADVHGLENRHKYNIDRIMWSTDYPHVQTDWPNSQRVVGYEFRGIPEDERQKMLWKNAAKLYRLG; translated from the coding sequence TTGCTACGATGCCGCCACCTGGTGAGGATGCGCGAAGGGCCGTTGTTCGATAGCCCCCTCTCTTTAGGTTCTCTGCCACCAGGGGAGAGAGGGATTTGGAGAAGTTTGCTTTTGGAGGCAGCCATGCAGTACCGGATCATTGACGCCGATAGCCATGTGAACGAGCCGGCGAACGTCTGGCAGGAGCGGGTGCCCGCGGCCATGCGGGAGCGGGCGCCCAAGATGGTGCCGCTGAAGGACGGCAAGGTGGGCTGGTCCGTGAACGCGGGACAGCGCATCATGCCCCTGGGGCTGCAGGCCATCGCGGGCTTTGACGTGACGCAGTACGACGCCAGCGGCATCGCCTACGACAAGATCCGCAAGGGGAGCTACGACCCGCGGGCCCGGATCGAGGACATGGAGTACGACATGATCCAGGCGCAGATCATCTACCCCGGGGTAGCCCTCACCGGCGCGCGCACCTATGGCGACGACCGGGAGATGCAAGTGGCCTGCGTCCAGGCCTACAACGATTGGATCCTGGAGTTCAACGCCCATGCGCCGGACCGGCTCATCGGCCTGCCCATCGCGCCCAGCACCTCGCTGGAAGACCTGGTCCTGGAGTGGAAGCGCGTGGCGAAGAAGGGGGCGCGGGGCATCATCATGGCCTCCTACCCCAACGGCTCGAACGCCATGAAGCCGGAGGACGACCGCTTCTGGGCCGAAGTGCAGGAGTGGCCCTACCCGGTGCACATCCACTTTGGCTTCTTCGGCGCGGTGACGCGGACCACCACCAAGCCGGGCGTTGACCCGGTGGTGCCCTTCGTCAACCGCATGGGAGTGGGCGTCTACACGCCCCTTTCGGAGCTCATCTACTTCGGCGTCTTCGAGCGCTTCCCCAGCCTCAAGATGGTGGCCGTGGAGACGGGGATCGGCTGGGTGCCCTTCTTCCTGGAGACGCTGGACGATAACTTCCTGCGCCACCGCTGGCACAGCAACACGCACCTGAAGCGGATGCCCAGCGACTATTTCAGGGAGCACGTCTGGGCGACCTTTGTGGCGGACGTTCACGGGCTGGAGAACCGCCACAAGTACAACATAGACCGCATCATGTGGTCCACGGACTACCCCCATGTGCAGACGGACTGGCCGAACTCCCAGCGGGTGGTGGGCTATGAGTTCCGCGGCATCCCGGAGGATGAGCGGCAGAAGATGCTGTGGAAGAACGCGGCGAAGCTCTACCGGCTGGGGTAG